The Anabaena sp. WA102 genome contains a region encoding:
- the proC gene encoding pyrroline-5-carboxylate reductase, giving the protein MNIKFGLIGGGVMGEALLSRLITSSIYQGAEIIVSEPQAERRSYLEQKYGVVVTTDNSLVLGAAKTAVMLAIKPQIFTAVAQELADILPTEHSPLIISILAGVTLKQLEAAFPQVPIIRAMPNTPATVGAGITAISLGAYTHPHHQQTAQQIFTAVGEVVEVPESLMDAVTGLSGSGPAYVALMIEALADGGVAVGLPRAIAKQLAVQTVLGTAKLVQETKIHPAELKDQVTSPGGTTIAGVSTLEKAGFRSAVIEAVKASKERAQELGKG; this is encoded by the coding sequence ATGAATATAAAATTTGGCTTAATTGGCGGTGGGGTAATGGGAGAAGCTCTATTATCCCGCCTTATTACAAGTAGCATTTATCAAGGCGCAGAAATCATTGTCAGTGAACCCCAAGCTGAACGCCGCAGCTATTTAGAACAGAAATATGGGGTAGTTGTGACAACGGATAATAGTCTAGTGTTAGGGGCAGCGAAAACAGCGGTGATGTTGGCAATCAAACCCCAGATATTTACGGCTGTAGCCCAAGAATTAGCAGATATCCTACCAACAGAACATTCACCCCTGATCATTTCCATACTAGCGGGGGTAACTTTAAAACAATTAGAAGCAGCTTTTCCTCAAGTTCCCATAATTCGCGCTATGCCGAATACTCCCGCTACAGTGGGTGCAGGAATAACAGCAATTTCTTTAGGTGCTTATACTCATCCTCATCACCAACAAACAGCACAGCAGATTTTTACCGCTGTGGGGGAAGTAGTGGAAGTACCGGAAAGCCTGATGGATGCGGTGACAGGATTATCCGGTAGTGGCCCGGCTTATGTGGCATTGATGATTGAAGCCTTAGCTGATGGGGGTGTGGCTGTGGGTTTACCAAGGGCGATCGCTAAACAACTAGCTGTACAAACAGTTTTAGGAACAGCAAAACTGGTACAAGAAACCAAAATTCACCCCGCCGAACTCAAAGATCAAGTTACCAGTCCCGGTGGTACAACTATTGCCGGTGTCAGCACCTTAGAAAAAGCTGGTTTTCGTTCCGCTGTTATCGAAGCTGTTAAAGCCTCGAAAGAACGCGCTCAGGAATTGGGGAAGGGATAA
- a CDS encoding cell division protein SepF gives MSNIFSKLRDFVGLNEQVEYEYYEEEADTTNNYQNIYQQENPQPAPQETTPPNRRWRENQPNSTEEVAATVSKPMSNVIGMPGAINGISEVLVLEPRTFEEMPQAIQALRERKSVVLNLTIMDPDQAQRAVDFVAGGTYALDGHQERIGESIFLFTPSCVQVSTQGGLIHEVPINQARPARPAATAATTAWGNEPTRMAQ, from the coding sequence ATGAGCAATATATTTTCTAAACTCAGGGATTTTGTAGGGTTGAATGAACAGGTAGAATACGAATACTACGAAGAAGAAGCTGATACAACCAATAATTATCAGAATATCTATCAACAGGAAAATCCCCAACCAGCCCCACAGGAAACTACTCCTCCAAATCGGCGTTGGCGGGAAAATCAACCTAACAGTACAGAAGAAGTAGCTGCAACAGTATCTAAACCTATGAGTAACGTTATTGGTATGCCAGGCGCAATTAATGGAATCTCTGAAGTTCTAGTCCTTGAACCTCGCACGTTTGAAGAAATGCCCCAGGCGATTCAAGCCCTCCGGGAGCGCAAATCAGTAGTATTGAACTTGACCATTATGGACCCTGATCAAGCTCAACGTGCAGTTGACTTTGTTGCTGGTGGTACTTATGCGTTAGACGGACATCAAGAAAGAATTGGTGAAAGTATCTTCTTGTTTACCCCCAGTTGCGTGCAAGTTAGCACTCAAGGCGGTTTGATACATGAAGTACCTATCAACCAAGCCCGTCCCGCCCGTCCCGCAGCTACAGCAGCAACGACCGCTTGGGGAAATGAACCCACTCGGATGGCACAGTAA
- a CDS encoding YggS family pyridoxal phosphate-dependent enzyme, protein MSSLISDRSAHIRQRLTHIHASLPSTVRLIAVTKRVSTELMREAYTAGIRDFAESRIQEAASKQAELQDLADITWHLIGHLQTNKARKALELFSWIHSVDNLPLAQRLNILAAELGVNPKVCLQVKILPDANKSGWMVPELLADLAALNQCQNLQIQGLMTIPPQGLADAEILTVFNTTYELAQTIQSQNWPNITMQQLSMGMSGDYQLAVQAGATMVRLGTILFGERA, encoded by the coding sequence ATGAGTAGTTTAATTAGCGATCGCTCCGCTCACATTAGGCAACGCCTTACCCACATACACGCCTCACTCCCATCTACAGTGAGGTTGATTGCTGTTACGAAAAGAGTATCTACTGAATTAATGCGGGAAGCATACACCGCAGGAATTCGTGATTTTGCTGAAAGTCGCATCCAAGAAGCTGCCAGTAAACAAGCCGAATTGCAAGATCTAGCGGATATTACCTGGCACTTGATTGGACATCTCCAAACCAATAAGGCGAGAAAAGCCTTAGAACTATTTTCATGGATTCACTCCGTTGATAACTTGCCACTGGCACAACGCTTAAATATCCTAGCGGCAGAACTGGGAGTGAATCCAAAGGTATGCTTACAAGTCAAAATTCTCCCCGACGCAAATAAATCTGGTTGGATGGTTCCAGAATTATTGGCGGACTTAGCAGCGCTTAACCAATGTCAAAATCTACAAATTCAAGGTTTGATGACAATTCCGCCTCAAGGGTTGGCGGATGCAGAAATTTTAACAGTATTTAATACTACGTATGAATTAGCACAAACCATCCAATCACAAAATTGGCCAAATATTACCATGCAGCAATTATCAATGGGTATGTCTGGGGATTACCAATTGGCAGTGCAAGCAGGAGCAACAATGGTACGATTAGGTACAATTTTGTTTGGTGAACGAGCTTAG
- the pipX gene encoding transcriptional coactivator PipX, translating to MNPENSETYINHPTWGLLYRICMVDENQDLFTTLYAQRLFFLVTTELKVLKFQPIGRTEARMMLENRLRTLRRSGNSQEYEQLQGVFQRTFQ from the coding sequence ATGAATCCAGAAAACTCAGAAACTTACATAAATCATCCAACTTGGGGTTTACTCTATAGGATCTGTATGGTTGATGAGAACCAGGATCTGTTTACCACACTCTACGCCCAACGTTTATTTTTTTTGGTAACAACTGAGCTTAAAGTCCTGAAATTTCAGCCAATTGGCCGGACTGAGGCTAGGATGATGCTGGAAAATCGCTTACGGACTTTGCGCCGCAGTGGTAATTCTCAGGAGTACGAGCAACTTCAAGGTGTATTTCAGCGCACATTCCAATGA
- the cas10 gene encoding type III-B CRISPR-associated protein Cas10/Cmr2: MNVYHRKLYALLQESTNAIQPPAILEKLQCLQSHKENLQDWWCCLGKQASDISSSSDQVNLNTHDKSGNSVFHLRHPISAQSKTVTAPDQSAMVKISQIVQQTDDVEKVFWWFWRFYPEMLANNAPEALLIPSNRVLPDSPVHSYKSTVSALVGAMFPSDWRSESEKPEHPYPYPYLLLFTFSPVQEFIKSSRKFLDFWAGSYLLHYLSAKLCWYVAEKYGPDAVITPSLWSQEIIDAFIVKKYPDMKGEFKHTSNRTDPVNLFNQSQSTSLSTAGFPNVITVLVPGKEAAKELGKELNEQLAKEWQAIAHPIRSNIKTKVIEWLTQPNNLKSLEAEATDADLRDLQKWQQHGCWEWNKLWDAQINNTWESYWTAVPLGNPEQALEISKNQDGFNIDWIEATEAIAPSRHDNPTPTEAEKQAYQSLNVGTWWANVQSRLGKLIQSVKNTRRWSLPVSPGERSTLSGQFSAVHPNLLYNEQFREGGGLSSGSMGLFWRLMSLVYPGLFNGSEKLNAIELTKRMAWGYGGVAESLGIQVNCKDEEIDHEKLIRFPNLSSIAAARFAHDHPSKVNGYWDYLDKLIQQEFLPKQHHKFDYRTRRRPFHIYKTDEKINPDNRDGQDYNGVMFSSKWLSEDMGLQDKEEIKTLRSLVEQAHKQSGFSDGSPSDWWVIVLADGDNMGKYVSGAKLENYDKYIVEDAVDKNNLNNENWLKLLDTKKRMGPATHVGLNRALLDFSNRLVPYLTEKRFCGKVIYSGGDDVMAVLPLEDLPEYLLSLRAAWCGGNDPYNEFKNEGGYWIPQSNIPGISNRPHFTMGAGATMSIGVVIAHKSVPLPTVLENIWEAEKERAKKLPDKDGLCFRVIYGGGNTLEAVMKGELLESWYGLVNSPSEELSPLLLRLAEELPRRAAVTENCQLFGKAANVIMNRRDESKKLDNFPSIVTWLNKWEDWVKRLEKEKQALASLLW; this comes from the coding sequence ATGAACGTCTACCATCGCAAGCTTTACGCTTTGTTGCAAGAGTCAACAAATGCTATTCAGCCACCTGCAATTCTGGAAAAGTTACAATGTTTACAATCACATAAAGAAAATTTGCAGGATTGGTGGTGCTGTTTAGGTAAACAGGCTAGTGATATTAGCAGTTCATCTGATCAAGTGAACCTAAACACACATGATAAATCTGGTAATAGCGTGTTTCATTTGCGTCATCCTATCAGCGCACAATCCAAGACTGTTACAGCACCTGATCAGAGTGCAATGGTTAAAATTAGTCAAATAGTCCAACAAACAGATGATGTAGAAAAAGTATTTTGGTGGTTTTGGCGGTTTTATCCAGAGATGCTGGCAAATAATGCACCAGAAGCATTGTTGATTCCATCTAACAGAGTTCTTCCAGATTCTCCAGTACATAGTTACAAAAGCACAGTTTCTGCATTAGTAGGTGCAATGTTTCCGTCCGACTGGCGCTCAGAATCAGAAAAACCTGAACATCCCTATCCCTATCCCTATCTACTGCTATTCACTTTTTCGCCAGTACAGGAGTTTATTAAATCATCACGCAAATTCTTAGATTTCTGGGCAGGTTCTTATCTGTTGCACTATCTTAGTGCCAAACTATGTTGGTATGTTGCCGAAAAATATGGACCCGATGCTGTAATAACTCCATCCTTGTGGAGTCAGGAGATTATTGATGCTTTTATAGTCAAGAAGTATCCAGATATGAAAGGAGAGTTTAAACATACTTCTAATAGGACAGATCCTGTAAATCTATTTAATCAATCTCAATCCACTTCTCTTTCAACAGCAGGGTTTCCTAATGTTATCACAGTGTTAGTACCAGGGAAAGAAGCTGCTAAAGAATTGGGTAAAGAACTGAATGAACAATTAGCAAAGGAATGGCAAGCGATCGCTCACCCAATCCGCTCTAATATTAAAACTAAGGTGATTGAATGGTTGACTCAACCAAATAATTTAAAGTCTCTTGAAGCTGAAGCTACAGATGCTGACCTGAGAGATTTACAAAAATGGCAGCAGCATGGCTGTTGGGAGTGGAATAAACTTTGGGATGCTCAGATAAATAATACTTGGGAGAGTTACTGGACTGCTGTGCCATTGGGTAATCCAGAGCAAGCACTGGAGATTTCTAAAAACCAAGATGGTTTTAATATTGATTGGATAGAAGCAACAGAAGCGATCGCTCCTTCACGTCATGATAACCCTACTCCAACAGAGGCTGAAAAACAAGCCTATCAATCACTAAATGTTGGGACTTGGTGGGCAAATGTGCAATCTCGACTGGGTAAGTTAATTCAATCAGTCAAGAATACCCGCAGATGGAGTTTACCAGTTTCTCCAGGAGAACGTTCTACCCTTTCTGGTCAATTCAGTGCAGTGCATCCTAATTTACTTTATAACGAGCAGTTTCGTGAAGGTGGCGGATTATCTTCAGGGTCAATGGGTCTGTTTTGGCGGCTGATGTCTCTAGTATATCCAGGTTTGTTTAATGGTTCAGAAAAGCTAAATGCTATTGAACTAACTAAACGCATGGCTTGGGGATATGGAGGTGTTGCAGAATCTTTAGGAATTCAAGTAAATTGTAAAGACGAAGAAATCGACCATGAAAAATTAATTCGCTTTCCTAATTTAAGTTCTATTGCTGCTGCTAGATTCGCTCATGATCATCCAAGTAAAGTTAATGGTTATTGGGATTATCTCGATAAGTTAATTCAGCAAGAATTCTTACCAAAACAACACCATAAATTTGATTATCGTACTCGCCGTCGTCCCTTCCATATTTATAAAACTGATGAAAAAATAAACCCTGACAATCGAGATGGTCAAGACTACAACGGTGTCATGTTTTCTAGTAAGTGGCTATCTGAAGATATGGGCTTGCAAGATAAAGAAGAAATTAAAACTTTACGGAGTTTAGTAGAACAAGCACATAAACAAAGTGGTTTTAGTGATGGAAGTCCTTCTGATTGGTGGGTAATTGTTCTTGCTGATGGCGATAATATGGGTAAGTACGTTTCAGGTGCAAAACTTGAAAATTATGATAAATATATCGTTGAAGACGCAGTAGATAAAAATAATTTAAATAATGAAAATTGGTTAAAATTGCTCGATACTAAAAAACGTATGGGTCCAGCCACGCACGTAGGACTAAATCGTGCTTTATTAGATTTTTCCAATCGCCTCGTACCTTATCTGACAGAAAAGCGTTTTTGTGGCAAAGTTATCTACAGTGGTGGTGACGATGTTATGGCAGTTTTACCTCTGGAAGATTTGCCTGAATATCTGCTATCACTACGAGCAGCTTGGTGTGGAGGTAATGACCCGTACAATGAGTTTAAAAATGAAGGCGGTTACTGGATTCCTCAATCAAATATACCGGGAATATCTAATCGTCCTCACTTTACTATGGGTGCAGGAGCAACAATGAGCATAGGTGTTGTTATTGCTCACAAAAGCGTACCTTTACCTACAGTTTTAGAAAATATTTGGGAAGCAGAAAAAGAACGAGCGAAAAAGCTACCAGATAAAGATGGTTTGTGTTTTCGCGTCATTTATGGCGGTGGAAATACTCTAGAAGCTGTTATGAAAGGTGAATTATTAGAATCTTGGTACGGGTTAGTTAATTCACCATCAGAGGAATTGAGTCCATTGCTTTTGCGACTAGCAGAAGAATTACCTCGCCGCGCTGCTGTAACTGAGAATTGCCAACTATTTGGTAAAGCAGCCAATGTAATTATGAATCGGCGAGATGAAAGCAAAAAACTCGATAATTTTCCTTCTATAGTTACTTGGCTAAATAAATGGGAAGATTGGGTTAAAAGATTAGAAAAAGAAAAACAGGCTCTTGCGTCTCTTTTATGGTGA
- a CDS encoding type III-B CRISPR module-associated Cmr3 family protein has product MYWYSIEPLDVLLFREAKPFSPSEGSWAKGQFPPLPITVFQSLRSALEQYQQKNRDLEFLGSFLLDQDDNLWLPTPKDLLAVSKRRINEEAGGDDLDEKTNDWHRIERLQPIEEKVRKYIPFDSDELKPMVTPSIKPDEFICGRPQPWIKADALIQYLQGETLTNSKDFHEDPWSVQILPHIRMQSGTRQVRDEEGYFTEVAIRLRSGWRLVAAISAKLEQMVVRLGGEGHRALISSLPDFQPWRNLATYEQPKDGSNFAYLLTPGIAEKQPALYGVYPINWQENLSGCVSDRPLLWGGVSTIQRKEQDKEFALLPQRAFVPPGTVYLFPWGTNVAMNDKGDTASATFKSLLQQQTSWQLGGQESLGRGFVELWSN; this is encoded by the coding sequence ATGTACTGGTATTCTATTGAACCACTGGATGTATTGTTATTTCGGGAAGCCAAACCCTTTAGTCCCAGTGAAGGTTCTTGGGCTAAAGGGCAATTTCCACCATTACCAATTACAGTGTTTCAATCACTGAGATCAGCCTTAGAGCAGTATCAACAAAAGAATCGTGATTTAGAATTTCTCGGCTCGTTTTTATTGGATCAAGACGATAATTTGTGGTTGCCAACACCCAAGGATTTACTAGCAGTCTCTAAGCGGAGAATTAATGAAGAAGCAGGAGGAGATGACTTAGATGAAAAAACGAATGATTGGCATAGAATCGAACGTTTACAGCCTATAGAGGAAAAAGTTCGGAAATACATTCCTTTTGACTCTGATGAACTCAAACCAATGGTGACACCATCTATTAAACCAGATGAGTTTATATGTGGAAGACCTCAACCTTGGATTAAAGCTGATGCTTTGATTCAGTATTTGCAGGGAGAAACCCTCACCAATTCCAAAGATTTTCATGAAGATCCTTGGAGTGTGCAAATTTTACCGCATATTCGTATGCAGTCTGGTACTAGACAAGTACGAGATGAGGAAGGCTATTTTACTGAGGTAGCCATACGTCTACGTTCTGGATGGAGATTAGTGGCTGCTATAAGTGCAAAGTTGGAACAAATGGTGGTGCGTTTAGGTGGTGAAGGACATCGGGCTTTAATTTCATCTCTGCCAGATTTTCAGCCGTGGCGAAACTTAGCAACTTATGAACAACCAAAAGATGGGAGTAATTTTGCTTATTTGCTGACTCCTGGAATAGCAGAGAAACAGCCGGCATTGTATGGAGTTTATCCAATTAATTGGCAAGAGAATTTAAGCGGATGTGTGAGCGATCGCCCTTTATTGTGGGGTGGTGTATCTACTATCCAACGCAAGGAACAAGATAAGGAATTTGCCCTGCTTCCACAACGGGCATTTGTACCACCAGGAACGGTATATCTGTTCCCTTGGGGAACTAACGTAGCCATGAATGATAAAGGTGATACCGCGAGTGCAACTTTTAAGAGTTTACTACAACAGCAAACAAGTTGGCAGCTAGGTGGACAAGAAAGCCTGGGTAGGGGTTTTGTAGAACTTTGGAGTAACTAG
- a CDS encoding RAMP superfamily CRISPR-associated protein, translating to MTDSYHSWEKPKLKQPRNKISAGNTDGDGNIINNLSQPSPWLDHPDLPDKLSHNNASFVEYLRWMRVKSGDGTIDGGTILELFQEFKNNDVSKSLSRLTSRTKKLSHEWFEVTCPWRIRVGGTKGPESMLLPAFDALGMPYIPSSTLKGVARAIAMQDPNFTEEQIKHIFGDINPNSSMGLVIFLDAYPLPGEDKQGGLSPDMANSIWKWDRTTPPEYNTNPNVFISLKKSTFVIGLRQGNDCYEEIFNQVIVWLKRGLGYGIGSRVNTGYGSLDVKDEKPKRRLRILAVIFKLKGQLIHGGQKFTAWRPKDDGGWKPPGKALAEVRPTAFRSTMRYWFRALALGVLSNNQEIRDLELEIFGDIEPKPHTGLFRSEITNGRNQENTKKNENYSLAEGELILHHSSQTISLLENKKQALEQLLQNLTWLMFHLGGVGQGSRRPCYSRQNRSNPPWWRGASLTVISKDDFWKIPNNLNELKLIFRLRLQGFYTALQQFREKEEINYHHPRSILTPTPQTWAEVVDSNCRIVCVTGSTEKNKLFALAKLHEIEYQGRRYHRHLCGSTAKPSPVWIAEVGNFQVVTIFGVNEDSDNPRKQYLDKLQEQAGSNYSEIWNFI from the coding sequence ATGACAGACTCTTATCACTCATGGGAAAAACCTAAGCTAAAACAACCGAGAAATAAAATTTCTGCTGGTAATACTGATGGAGATGGTAATATTATTAACAATCTATCCCAACCATCTCCTTGGCTTGATCATCCAGATTTACCAGATAAACTATCTCATAATAATGCTAGTTTTGTTGAGTATCTGCGATGGATGCGAGTTAAATCTGGCGATGGAACTATAGACGGCGGCACAATTTTGGAGCTTTTTCAAGAATTTAAAAATAATGATGTTTCTAAGTCTCTGAGTCGTCTAACAAGTAGGACAAAAAAGTTATCTCATGAATGGTTTGAAGTAACTTGCCCGTGGCGGATTAGAGTAGGCGGGACAAAAGGTCCAGAATCAATGCTATTGCCAGCTTTTGATGCCTTGGGAATGCCTTATATTCCTAGCAGCACACTCAAGGGTGTAGCACGAGCGATCGCTATGCAAGATCCCAATTTTACTGAGGAGCAAATTAAACATATTTTTGGTGACATCAACCCAAATTCAAGTATGGGTTTAGTCATTTTTTTAGATGCTTATCCACTGCCTGGAGAGGATAAGCAAGGTGGCTTGAGTCCCGATATGGCTAACTCTATTTGGAAATGGGATAGGACGACACCACCAGAGTACAATACTAACCCAAATGTTTTTATATCTCTAAAAAAATCTACTTTTGTAATTGGTCTGCGTCAAGGCAATGACTGTTATGAAGAAATTTTCAACCAAGTCATCGTATGGTTGAAAAGAGGGTTAGGATACGGTATTGGTTCTAGAGTCAATACTGGATACGGCTCATTAGATGTTAAAGATGAGAAACCAAAGAGAAGGTTAAGAATATTAGCAGTTATTTTTAAACTCAAAGGGCAGTTAATTCATGGAGGACAAAAATTTACAGCATGGCGACCAAAAGATGATGGAGGATGGAAACCTCCAGGAAAAGCTTTAGCAGAAGTTCGTCCTACAGCTTTTCGTTCAACAATGCGTTATTGGTTTCGAGCATTAGCTTTAGGGGTCTTATCGAATAATCAGGAAATACGAGATTTAGAGTTGGAAATTTTCGGTGATATCGAACCAAAACCACATACAGGATTATTTAGATCAGAAATAACAAATGGAAGAAACCAGGAAAATACTAAAAAAAATGAGAATTATAGTTTGGCTGAAGGTGAGTTAATTTTACATCATTCTTCCCAAACTATAAGTTTATTAGAAAACAAAAAACAAGCTTTAGAACAATTATTACAAAACCTCACTTGGTTGATGTTTCATTTAGGAGGAGTAGGACAGGGTTCACGAAGACCTTGTTATTCTCGCCAAAATCGTTCCAATCCACCTTGGTGGCGTGGTGCAAGCCTAACAGTAATAAGTAAAGATGACTTCTGGAAGATTCCTAACAACTTAAATGAACTAAAACTGATATTCAGGTTAAGATTACAAGGTTTTTACACGGCTTTACAACAATTTAGGGAAAAGGAAGAAATTAATTATCATCATCCCCGGTCGATACTTACACCTACACCGCAAACTTGGGCAGAAGTAGTTGATAGCAACTGTCGAATTGTTTGTGTTACTGGCAGTACAGAGAAGAATAAACTCTTTGCCTTAGCCAAGTTACATGAAATAGAGTATCAAGGCAGAAGATACCATCGGCATCTATGCGGTTCAACGGCAAAACCATCTCCTGTATGGATTGCAGAAGTAGGAAATTTTCAAGTAGTTACTATTTTTGGGGTAAATGAAGATTCAGACAATCCCCGAAAACAATATCTGGACAAATTGCAAGAGCAAGCAGGCTCAAATTACTCTGAGATTTGG